A genome region from Gadus chalcogrammus isolate NIFS_2021 chromosome 7, NIFS_Gcha_1.0, whole genome shotgun sequence includes the following:
- the LOC130385341 gene encoding transcriptional activator protein Pur-alpha-like, whose translation MADRDSGSEQGGAAAGPGIGSMHLATGGAGSASGLQHETQELASKRVDIQNKRFYLDVKQNAKGRFLKIAEVGAGGNKSRLTLSMSVAVEFRDYLGDFIEHYAQLGPSNPDMVQDEPRRALKSEFLVRENRKYYMDLKENQRGRFLRIRQTVNRGPGLGSTQGQTIALPAQGLIEFRDALAKLIDDYGVEDEPAELPEGSSLTVDNKRFFFDVGSNKYGVFMRVSEVKPTYRNSITVPYKVWSKFGNTFCKYAEEMKKIQEKQREKRACELQQQEMHADDGEED comes from the coding sequence ATGGCGGACAGAGACAGTGGAAGTGAGCAGGGTGGAGCGGCAGCGGGCCCGGGCATCGGTTCCATGCACCTAGCGACCGGAGGGGCGGGCTCGGCGTCTGGACTGCAGCATGAGACACAAGAGCTGGCGTCGAAGCGAGTTGACATACAGAACAAACGCTTCTATTTGGACGTAAAGCAGAACGCAAAAGGCCGCTTCTTAAAGATAGCAGAAGTCGGGGCCGGAGGAAACAAGAGCCGCCTCACTCTCTCCATGTCCGTGGCGGTCGAGTTCCGCGACTACTTGGGGGACTTTATCGAACACTATGCCCAGTTGGGTCCGAGTAACCCAGATATGGTGCAAGATGAGCCCAGACGAGCACTCAAGAGTGAATTCCTGGTCCGGGAAAATCGTAAATACTACATGGATCTGAAAGAGAACCAGAGAGGACGGTTTCTGAGGATCCGACAGACCGTTAATCGGGGCCCCGGTTTGGGATCTACACAAGGCCAGACTATTGCTTTGCCAGCCCAGGGACTTATCGAGTTTCGTGACGCTTTGGCTAAACTTATTGACGATTACGGTGTGGAGGACGAGCCTGCAGAGTTGCCAGAAGGGTCATCTCTTACTGTGGACAACAAACGCTTTTTCTTCGACGTCGGATCCAATAAGTACGGGGTGTTCATGAGAGTAAGCGAGGTAAAGCCAACGTACCGTAACTCAATCACGGTGCCCTACAAAGTGTGGTCCAAATTTGGGAATACTTTTTGTAAATATGCCGAGGAGATGAAGAAGATCCAGGAGAAACAGCGGGAGAAAAGGGCATGTGAGCTGCAGCAACAAGAGATGCATGCAGATGATGGAGAAGAGGattga